One genomic window of Caldivirga maquilingensis IC-167 includes the following:
- a CDS encoding nucleotide sugar dehydrogenase, giving the protein MGNLNLLLMSNEDLVNALRSGSLTVSVYGMGYVGTAIAAVWLRAGARVIGVDVDAEKIKKLDACELKLSDRQVEEELRRLKDRISYTTDGVEASRLSNVKIVTVPVYLGKDKRPIFDSFKASIENIARGLKVGDLVIIESSVPPGTTMDVALPILERISGLRVERDYALAYSPERIYVGRAIADIEERYPKVIGGVGPISSRVASTLYGAIARKGTLILSNPTAAEFEKLAEGAYRDVNIALANELAQLARLLGLDFDEIREAANSQPYSNIHKPGPGVGGSCIPVYPYFLMYAAERAGFNMKLVQTARGINEYAPAYVAELIKTAAGELGVSRPRVAVLGLAFRGNVDDTRLSPSYDIINYLRGSMDIIVHDPYVKFDKTLEEWGIRLTNSIEDALKGANIVVIATDHSDYGGLTLSRIIQLTGLSSIAVVDSRHMIKDWRNPPPGVVYLAVGRPTAKA; this is encoded by the coding sequence ATGGGTAATCTTAATCTATTGTTGATGAGTAATGAGGATTTAGTTAATGCCTTGAGGAGTGGTTCATTAACCGTATCCGTTTACGGCATGGGTTACGTAGGTACTGCCATTGCTGCCGTATGGCTTAGGGCTGGTGCCAGGGTTATTGGTGTTGATGTTGATGCTGAGAAGATTAAGAAACTGGATGCCTGTGAACTTAAGTTAAGTGATAGGCAGGTTGAGGAGGAGTTGAGGAGGCTTAAGGATAGGATAAGCTACACCACTGATGGTGTTGAGGCATCGAGGTTAAGTAATGTGAAGATTGTTACTGTCCCAGTTTACTTAGGTAAGGATAAGAGACCAATCTTCGATTCCTTTAAGGCTTCAATAGAGAATATTGCCAGGGGGCTTAAGGTCGGTGACTTAGTCATAATAGAGTCCTCTGTTCCCCCTGGCACAACAATGGATGTTGCCTTACCCATCCTGGAGAGGATTAGTGGATTAAGGGTTGAGAGGGATTATGCATTAGCCTACTCGCCTGAACGCATCTACGTTGGTAGGGCTATTGCTGATATTGAGGAGCGTTATCCTAAGGTTATTGGTGGTGTTGGACCCATTAGTAGCAGGGTTGCGTCCACATTATACGGTGCCATAGCTAGGAAGGGTACCTTAATTTTATCCAATCCAACAGCCGCTGAGTTTGAGAAGCTTGCGGAGGGTGCTTATAGGGACGTGAACATAGCGTTGGCTAATGAGCTTGCCCAATTAGCTAGGTTACTTGGATTAGATTTCGATGAGATAAGGGAGGCGGCTAATAGTCAACCCTACTCTAATATTCATAAGCCTGGCCCAGGGGTTGGTGGATCATGCATACCAGTGTACCCCTACTTCCTAATGTATGCTGCTGAGAGGGCTGGCTTCAACATGAAGCTTGTTCAAACAGCCAGGGGTATTAATGAGTATGCGCCCGCTTATGTGGCTGAGTTGATTAAGACTGCTGCGGGTGAATTAGGGGTTAGTAGGCCTAGGGTGGCTGTGTTGGGTTTAGCCTTTAGGGGTAATGTTGATGACACTAGGCTTAGTCCATCATACGACATAATTAATTACCTAAGGGGTTCAATGGATATTATTGTTCATGATCCATACGTTAAATTCGATAAAACCCTTGAGGAATGGGGGATTAGGTTAACTAACAGTATTGAGGATGCGTTAAAGGGGGCTAACATAGTGGTGATAGCAACAGATCACAGTGATTACGGTGGGTTAACGTTAAGTAGGATTATTCAATTAACAGGCTTAAGCAGTATTGCCGTAGTGGATTCAAGGCACATGATTAAGGATTGGAGAAACCCACCCCCGGGTGTTGTTTACCTGGCTGTGGGTAGACCCACTGCAAAGGCGTGA
- a CDS encoding ribbon-helix-helix domain-containing protein, which yields MPKTKSEEKMILISVHIPRQMLEELDELVRRGVFPSRSEAIRVAIRDLLLRESARGVEQGSGMLMSGR from the coding sequence ATGCCTAAAACTAAGTCGGAGGAGAAGATGATACTAATATCAGTCCACATACCGCGACAGATGCTTGAGGAACTTGATGAATTAGTTAGGAGGGGAGTATTCCCTTCAAGGAGTGAAGCCATTAGAGTAGCCATAAGAGACCTCCTCCTCAGGGAGAGTGCTAGGGGGGTTGAGCAAGGTAGTGGAATGCTAATGAGTGGTAGGTGA
- a CDS encoding THUMP domain-containing protein yields MVVMSFNLVISTGRGVEGKCIAELRRVGELLSVNVRTFFTGFDGLLTGRVDMDPVGFSNSLRELVTSNAFVPRFILKVVPIQEVVKTNVDEIVSKAVQMGNSMIAEGETYKIEVRRRGVLFDRMAIIDKAAPQILRKVKLENPDKVIQIEVFPSKTGIAVIRESDIFSLLKVTISGQH; encoded by the coding sequence ATGGTAGTAATGTCGTTTAACCTGGTGATATCCACGGGTAGGGGTGTTGAGGGTAAGTGTATAGCTGAGTTGAGGAGGGTGGGTGAGTTGCTTTCCGTTAATGTTAGGACATTCTTCACGGGCTTTGATGGATTACTAACGGGTAGGGTGGATATGGATCCAGTGGGGTTTAGTAATAGTTTAAGGGAGTTGGTTACCAGTAATGCCTTTGTACCAAGGTTCATACTTAAGGTTGTGCCCATTCAGGAGGTGGTTAAGACTAATGTGGATGAGATTGTTAGTAAGGCTGTCCAAATGGGTAATTCCATGATTGCTGAGGGGGAAACTTATAAGATAGAGGTTAGGAGGAGGGGTGTACTCTTTGATAGAATGGCTATTATAGATAAGGCGGCACCGCAGATATTAAGGAAGGTTAAGTTGGAAAATCCTGATAAGGTGATTCAAATAGAGGTGTTCCCATCGAAAACTGGTATAGCTGTGATAAGGGAGAGTGATATTTTCAGTCTACTTAAAGTAACAATAAGTGGTCAACATTAA
- a CDS encoding thioredoxin domain-containing protein gives MSDKWVISNVGDFLSKVDKYALKIKANGNAKGFVALFYDLHCPGCALLDVDLMDYLIQLNQKGIIDIIFVDYPVHRVEKLHAKVRVLFKKNPSQFLSTLNRIYSNMIEKGELVKDIQEVSDEEAAGELQAVNECKKLAKLVKVPGTPTIMAGRYDRNTGVALFGYDGPDSVMNLIREVIFEF, from the coding sequence ATGAGTGATAAGTGGGTTATCAGTAATGTGGGTGATTTCCTAAGTAAGGTGGATAAGTACGCGCTTAAGATTAAGGCTAATGGTAATGCTAAGGGGTTCGTAGCACTATTCTATGACTTACACTGCCCTGGATGCGCATTACTGGATGTGGATTTAATGGATTACTTAATTCAACTGAATCAAAAAGGTATCATTGATATAATATTCGTAGACTACCCAGTGCACAGGGTTGAGAAGCTTCACGCTAAGGTAAGGGTACTGTTTAAGAAAAACCCAAGTCAATTCCTTAGTACACTTAATAGGATCTACAGTAATATGATTGAGAAGGGTGAACTCGTCAAGGATATCCAGGAGGTAAGTGATGAGGAGGCTGCTGGTGAACTTCAGGCGGTTAATGAATGTAAGAAGCTGGCTAAGTTGGTTAAGGTCCCTGGCACACCAACAATCATGGCTGGTAGATATGATAGGAATACTGGAGTAGCCTTATTTGGTTACGATGGACCAGACTCAGTAATGAACCTGATAAGGGAAGTAATCTTTGAATTTTAA
- a CDS encoding GTP-dependent dephospho-CoA kinase family protein, with amino-acid sequence MSETNHPRLILRSKRARALMALPFAISIPRDPPDSIMIARELFNDFKLSIIATVGDVVSLNVATYWRRPDLRVIDLNTRRGTVIQHSDMDGVVYRVRNERSTLSYESFNIMRSAYANVLSGNRVTIIVDGEEDLLAIPAVLEAPGNTGILYGLYTGYLVLIPAVNEYKILMLKLLTLLDRDECETLRNCNSVNNYGWKNS; translated from the coding sequence ATGAGTGAGACCAATCACCCTAGGTTAATTCTCAGAAGTAAACGCGCAAGGGCGTTAATGGCATTGCCCTTCGCAATATCAATACCTAGGGATCCCCCTGACTCAATAATGATTGCTAGGGAATTGTTCAATGACTTTAAATTAAGCATAATAGCGACTGTTGGTGATGTTGTATCCCTTAATGTAGCCACCTACTGGAGGAGGCCTGACTTAAGGGTTATTGATCTAAACACCAGGAGGGGTACTGTTATTCAGCATAGTGACATGGATGGTGTGGTTTATAGGGTTAGGAATGAGAGGAGTACGTTGAGTTACGAATCATTCAACATCATGAGGAGTGCTTATGCTAATGTGCTTTCAGGTAATAGGGTGACTATTATTGTTGATGGTGAGGAGGATTTATTAGCCATACCAGCTGTACTTGAGGCCCCTGGTAATACTGGTATATTATATGGGCTTTATACAGGTTACCTGGTACTAATACCTGCGGTAAATGAATATAAGATTTTAATGCTTAAGCTGTTAACCCTACTAGATCGAGATGAATGTGAAACCCTACGTAATTGCAATAGCGTCAATAACTATGGATGGAAAAATAGCTAA
- a CDS encoding histone deacetylase family protein — MLVTVHDEGYLRHETPSNHPESPNRVLSALSGLSGLAKVIKPMVNVDLIETAGLVHEYHYVEYVTSLCATGGWLDQDTYVSKGTCDALNSSVNALATAVNLLKSGVRYVYLPLRPPGHHAGFRGRALMASTQGFCILNNAAIISSLLLKGGASRVAVLDIDAHHGNGTQEIFYNTSRVFYISTHQDPRTLYPGTGYVNETGVGDGEGFNMNIPLPPMTGDDLYKIILRPIENALREYKPDYVVVSLGFDAHYLDPLTNLNLSLNSYIEVFLMIRRLINEGVTGGSVYVLEGGYNSDVIKQGSRALAMVSNGVDSIRIEDPTRTDAGVVKYFNKMIEQHKALFTQYW; from the coding sequence ATGCTGGTGACTGTGCATGATGAGGGTTATTTAAGGCATGAGACGCCTTCGAATCATCCTGAGTCCCCTAATAGGGTATTGAGCGCGTTAAGTGGATTAAGTGGGTTAGCTAAGGTGATTAAACCCATGGTTAATGTTGATTTAATTGAAACAGCTGGGCTTGTTCACGAGTACCATTACGTTGAGTACGTTACATCACTTTGCGCAACTGGGGGGTGGCTTGACCAAGACACCTATGTATCCAAGGGTACTTGCGACGCCTTAAACTCCAGTGTTAACGCCTTAGCCACAGCGGTTAATCTACTTAAGTCAGGTGTAAGGTACGTTTACCTACCCTTAAGGCCCCCTGGTCATCATGCTGGATTCAGGGGTAGGGCACTCATGGCTTCAACGCAGGGATTCTGCATACTTAATAACGCCGCAATAATCAGTAGTCTACTACTTAAGGGTGGGGCCTCTAGGGTTGCTGTACTGGATATTGATGCGCATCATGGTAATGGTACACAGGAAATATTCTACAACACATCCAGGGTCTTCTACATTAGTACTCACCAGGATCCAAGAACACTTTACCCGGGTACTGGTTATGTTAATGAGACTGGGGTGGGTGATGGGGAGGGCTTTAACATGAATATACCATTACCACCAATGACTGGTGATGATTTATATAAGATTATCTTAAGGCCAATTGAGAATGCATTAAGGGAATATAAGCCAGATTACGTAGTGGTGTCACTGGGCTTTGACGCACATTATCTCGATCCATTAACTAACCTTAACCTAAGCCTAAACAGTTACATTGAGGTATTCCTCATGATTAGAAGGCTCATTAATGAGGGTGTTACCGGGGGTTCAGTTTATGTCCTAGAGGGTGGTTATAATTCTGATGTTATTAAACAGGGTTCAAGGGCCTTAGCCATGGTAAGTAATGGTGTGGATTCAATTAGAATTGAGGATCCCACTAGGACTGATGCAGGTGTGGTTAAGTACTTTAATAAAATGATTGAGCAGCATAAGGCATTATTCACCCAGTACTGG
- a CDS encoding 50S ribosomal protein L21e encodes MVARTHGYRFKSRKLLSKTPREKGRPGLFKWLLARYYRVGDKLAIDIDPVYVSTAPHKRYQGRVGTLIGWRGRALVLEVNFMGERRIIITTPEHVKPLNLEEFLKERVLGKPIIQSEAN; translated from the coding sequence ATGGTTGCTAGGACGCATGGCTATAGGTTCAAGTCGAGGAAACTGCTCTCAAAGACCCCTAGGGAGAAGGGTAGGCCTGGATTATTTAAGTGGCTTCTCGCAAGGTATTATAGGGTTGGTGATAAGTTGGCTATAGACATTGACCCAGTCTACGTAAGTACGGCACCGCATAAGAGGTATCAGGGTAGGGTTGGAACATTAATTGGCTGGAGGGGGAGGGCCCTTGTACTGGAGGTTAACTTCATGGGTGAGAGGAGAATTATAATAACAACACCTGAGCATGTTAAGCCACTTAACCTTGAGGAGTTCCTTAAGGAGAGGGTGTTGGGTAAACCCATTATTCAAAGTGAGGCTAATTAA
- a CDS encoding initiation factor 2B-like protein: protein MVESYRGILEEMINDKVHGASWYFLKLADLIEAGYREGVNVESMIHDISMIRPGMAPLENIAELLNQVNPVKLARAIKAYWREAGEGIRVNSLALKGKVKAMVTISYSSNARLLAESVGARVIALESNPGGEGRMWGSHGGLIIPDLAMSHFITNADALVMGGDGLYEGFIVNKIGSLPLVLTARYFGKPVIIVLESFKARKSKPVTMHRINVNGIEVPLFDEIPLNLVDTLVTDVGVFTSINVDYIAGKFKEKLLKYI, encoded by the coding sequence ATGGTTGAGTCCTATAGGGGTATACTGGAGGAGATGATTAATGATAAAGTTCACGGCGCCTCATGGTACTTCCTTAAGTTAGCTGATTTAATTGAAGCTGGATATAGGGAGGGGGTTAATGTTGAGTCAATGATTCATGATATTAGCATGATTAGGCCAGGCATGGCTCCGCTTGAAAACATTGCTGAACTACTTAACCAGGTTAATCCAGTAAAGTTAGCTAGGGCTATTAAGGCTTACTGGAGGGAGGCTGGGGAGGGTATTAGGGTTAATTCACTTGCCCTTAAGGGTAAGGTTAAGGCAATGGTCACCATTAGTTACTCATCTAACGCCAGACTACTAGCAGAGTCAGTGGGGGCTAGGGTGATTGCCCTTGAGTCTAATCCAGGTGGGGAGGGTAGGATGTGGGGTAGTCATGGTGGTTTAATAATACCTGACTTAGCGATGTCTCACTTCATTACTAATGCTGATGCCCTAGTGATGGGTGGTGATGGGTTGTATGAGGGTTTCATCGTTAATAAAATAGGTTCATTACCCTTAGTGTTAACAGCAAGGTACTTCGGTAAACCCGTAATCATTGTACTTGAGTCCTTTAAGGCACGTAAGTCTAAGCCAGTGACTATGCATCGAATTAACGTAAATGGTATTGAAGTACCCTTGTTTGATGAAATACCACTGAACCTAGTGGATACCCTGGTGACTGATGTGGGTGTATTCACAAGCATTAATGTGGATTATATTGCCGGTAAGTTTAAGGAGAAATTACTGAAGTACATTTAA
- the leuS gene encoding leucine--tRNA ligase: MAEKWQEEWYSNGVFNANPSNSRPKFFITVPYPYIEGPPHMGHGRTFTVGDVVARFKRMMGYNVLFPIAFHITGTPIQAVADRLSKGDVEYENRLRREVNMYVKDPVKASEIVNGFKDPWNIVNFFKGTYINDFKSIGYSMDFRRIFMTGDPHYSSFIIWQYVKLASKGYLVRGRHQVLYAPDENQAVGEHDIRGGDELKIDILQFNLLKFKLNDSYLVAATLRPETIYGATNVWVNPDSIYVEAIVNGERWIISKAAAWKLQYQDKDVKVLREFKGSELVGKFVESPIGVKLPILPASFVDDDTATGVVYSVPAHAPYDYAALMDLKSNDELLRRYGIESIVKAIEPISIIKLPGFSKYPARDVIEKLNVKNQNDRERLDEATSIVYREEYYNGVMGDNTPFNGVKVNDARVKVTEELRGRGLLDVMYEIEPRRVYTRGGSRVIVAVIKDQWFLNFGDPTWKSLMLKALDNMKIIPEEYRQNFKATLDWLNMRPCARKRGLGTRMPWDPDWVIESLSDSTIYMAFYTIAHKLNETGLAVKLGELAKRVIETKAEDSIALNKLVSFYDYVFLGQGDPETIAKSLGVDKSIIEGIRAEFEYWYPVDQRHSGIDLISNHLSFFIAHHAAIFPERHWPRAISVNNYVIREGRRMSKSLGNVIYLKEAVEQYSPDLVRLYVSYSADLDNVMDWRSDEVDTVLSRLMDIWNTAQVIVSMGEETKEPSNPTIPTKWLLSILNRTITEGAKALEEMRIRQFALMVFFNLYDAVRVYMTLMDELPKDEVRYTLWKVLDAWVRMMQPITPHMAEEIWHSMGKSTYVSTERWPTVEQQYINDDVENAFKVVERLIDDIREVIRVRGQVGAVNIYVGPPDYVYDIFNEAIEMMDRGIAVKDVIRNLASKYKGKGEVVARIVNDIADGKLPRFKLSRDMEMSVMHSFKSYIERRLGIKVTIQDAVAPINDPANRARLSLPGRPAIYIEPTYTNIY; encoded by the coding sequence ATAGCTGAGAAGTGGCAGGAGGAATGGTATAGTAATGGGGTATTCAATGCTAATCCAAGTAATTCAAGGCCTAAATTCTTCATAACTGTGCCTTACCCGTACATAGAGGGTCCACCCCACATGGGTCACGGTAGAACATTCACCGTGGGTGATGTCGTGGCCAGGTTTAAGAGAATGATGGGTTACAACGTGTTATTCCCAATAGCATTCCACATAACTGGTACACCCATTCAGGCCGTTGCGGATAGGTTAAGTAAGGGGGATGTGGAGTATGAGAATAGGTTGAGAAGGGAGGTTAACATGTATGTTAAGGATCCTGTTAAGGCAAGTGAAATAGTCAATGGCTTTAAGGATCCTTGGAACATTGTTAACTTCTTCAAGGGTACGTACATTAATGACTTTAAGTCAATAGGCTACTCAATGGATTTCAGGAGAATATTCATGACAGGTGACCCACATTACAGCTCCTTCATAATCTGGCAGTACGTTAAATTAGCCTCAAAGGGCTACTTAGTGAGGGGGCGTCATCAAGTCCTCTACGCACCTGATGAGAATCAGGCAGTGGGTGAACATGACATTAGGGGTGGGGATGAGTTAAAAATAGACATACTGCAGTTTAATCTACTGAAGTTTAAGTTAAATGACTCATACCTAGTAGCCGCAACCCTAAGGCCTGAGACAATATATGGGGCAACCAATGTTTGGGTTAACCCAGATTCAATTTACGTTGAGGCTATTGTTAATGGGGAGAGGTGGATTATTTCAAAGGCCGCTGCATGGAAGCTTCAGTACCAGGATAAGGATGTTAAGGTTCTGAGGGAGTTTAAGGGTAGTGAACTTGTGGGTAAGTTTGTTGAAAGCCCAATAGGGGTTAAGTTACCCATACTGCCAGCTTCCTTCGTTGACGATGACACAGCCACTGGGGTTGTGTACAGTGTTCCTGCACATGCACCCTATGATTACGCAGCGTTAATGGACTTGAAGAGTAATGATGAATTACTCAGGAGGTACGGTATTGAGAGTATTGTTAAGGCAATTGAGCCAATAAGCATAATTAAATTACCTGGATTCAGCAAGTACCCGGCTAGGGATGTTATTGAGAAGCTGAATGTTAAGAACCAGAATGATAGGGAGAGGTTAGATGAGGCAACCAGCATAGTGTACAGGGAGGAGTACTATAATGGAGTCATGGGTGATAATACCCCATTCAACGGTGTTAAGGTTAATGATGCTAGGGTTAAGGTAACGGAGGAGTTGAGGGGTAGGGGATTATTAGACGTTATGTATGAGATTGAGCCTAGGAGAGTGTACACTAGGGGTGGTTCAAGGGTTATTGTGGCGGTGATTAAGGATCAATGGTTCCTTAACTTCGGTGACCCAACTTGGAAAAGCCTAATGCTTAAGGCCCTTGATAACATGAAGATAATACCTGAGGAGTATAGGCAAAACTTCAAGGCGACCCTAGATTGGTTAAACATGAGGCCCTGCGCCAGGAAGAGGGGATTAGGCACCAGGATGCCGTGGGATCCTGATTGGGTTATTGAATCGTTAAGCGACTCAACAATCTACATGGCCTTCTACACAATAGCCCATAAACTTAATGAAACCGGGTTAGCCGTTAAGTTGGGTGAGTTGGCTAAGAGGGTTATTGAAACTAAGGCTGAGGATTCAATTGCCTTAAATAAATTAGTGAGCTTCTATGATTACGTATTCCTAGGTCAAGGAGACCCTGAGACCATCGCTAAATCACTGGGTGTTGATAAAAGCATTATTGAGGGTATTAGGGCTGAATTCGAGTACTGGTACCCTGTTGATCAAAGGCATAGTGGTATAGATTTAATATCAAATCACCTAAGCTTCTTCATAGCCCATCACGCCGCAATATTCCCTGAAAGGCACTGGCCCAGGGCAATATCCGTGAACAACTACGTAATTAGGGAGGGGAGGAGGATGAGTAAGTCCCTAGGCAACGTCATTTACCTTAAGGAGGCTGTTGAACAGTATTCACCAGACTTAGTGAGACTATACGTCTCCTACTCGGCGGACTTGGATAATGTAATGGATTGGAGGAGTGACGAGGTTGATACAGTGCTTAGTAGGTTAATGGATATTTGGAATACGGCTCAAGTCATAGTAAGCATGGGTGAGGAAACTAAGGAACCCAGTAACCCAACAATACCCACTAAATGGCTGTTAAGCATCCTAAATAGGACTATTACTGAGGGTGCTAAGGCCCTTGAGGAGATGAGGATTAGGCAATTTGCATTAATGGTATTCTTCAACCTATATGATGCAGTGAGGGTATACATGACGTTGATGGATGAGTTACCTAAGGATGAGGTGAGGTACACGCTATGGAAGGTTCTGGATGCTTGGGTTAGGATGATGCAACCGATTACACCGCATATGGCTGAGGAGATTTGGCACAGTATGGGTAAGTCAACATACGTATCCACTGAGAGGTGGCCTACGGTGGAGCAGCAATACATTAATGATGATGTGGAGAACGCCTTCAAGGTGGTTGAGAGGCTTATAGATGATATTAGGGAAGTCATTAGGGTTAGGGGTCAGGTTGGGGCTGTGAACATTTACGTCGGCCCCCCTGATTACGTTTACGATATTTTCAATGAAGCCATTGAAATGATGGACAGGGGCATTGCTGTTAAGGATGTGATAAGGAACCTGGCCAGTAAGTATAAGGGTAAGGGTGAGGTGGTTGCTAGGATTGTTAACGATATTGCTGACGGTAAGTTACCTAGGTTTAAGTTATCAAGGGATATGGAGATGAGTGTAATGCATAGTTTCAAATCGTACATTGAGAGGAGGCTTGGCATTAAGGTAACCATACAGGATGCAGTGGCGCCCATTAATGACCCAGCCAATAGGGCTAGGTTATCGCTACCAGGTAGACCCGCTATTTACATTGAACCCACATACACTAATATATATTAA
- a CDS encoding dihydrofolate reductase family protein: MNVKPYVIAIASITMDGKIANPYIRNRFTCRYDLERLFKARDEVDATIVGAQTVIDVDGTYTPKTGKQILRVLIDGAFRVPLESKFFNSPAPALVAVTERAPRAKIELARKAGIEVMEFDKQVDVEVLLSKLTERGIKKVLVEGGGAVFWQFFSRNLIDEVRLTIAPFMMGKGTSLIEGDSLKIDQSPRFKPVKWYLCECGREVVIHYTRE; this comes from the coding sequence ATGAATGTGAAACCCTACGTAATTGCAATAGCGTCAATAACTATGGATGGAAAAATAGCTAACCCCTACATTAGAAATAGGTTCACGTGCAGATATGATTTAGAGAGGTTGTTTAAGGCTAGGGATGAGGTAGACGCCACCATAGTGGGGGCTCAGACTGTAATTGATGTTGATGGAACGTACACACCCAAGACAGGTAAGCAGATACTCAGGGTGCTTATAGATGGGGCCTTCAGGGTTCCCTTAGAGTCAAAGTTCTTCAACTCACCTGCACCAGCCCTAGTTGCCGTTACTGAGAGGGCTCCAAGGGCTAAGATTGAGCTTGCCAGGAAGGCTGGGATAGAGGTTATGGAGTTTGATAAGCAGGTTGATGTTGAAGTATTATTAAGTAAGCTTACTGAGAGGGGTATTAAGAAGGTCTTAGTGGAGGGTGGTGGTGCTGTTTTCTGGCAATTCTTCTCCAGGAACCTAATTGATGAGGTTAGGTTAACAATAGCCCCCTTCATGATGGGTAAGGGTACAAGCCTCATAGAGGGTGATTCACTTAAGATTGATCAATCCCCAAGGTTTAAGCCAGTTAAATGGTACTTATGCGAGTGCGGTAGGGAGGTTGTTATTCATTACACTAGGGAGTAG
- a CDS encoding YkgJ family cysteine cluster protein, whose translation MSFVFKCMPNCGLCCRLSPVTVLPHEVYLIQDEAEELGVEVKFRTGYTVVDLNNKVILALSYLMLLDDDNKCPFLSNNKCLVHNKYKPLTCRAYPYLPRIIRYSIDRLNKVIDFEVKYAASTVCPVVKQGLSNGILIKLSTDLNLAGQVFVNEFPAALEMVEARKIYSNYLSYLWRIGEVDLREDDGTYNYPIVNSFWFIRRYYPNLTVNDIVNMSKMGKRSSINIGA comes from the coding sequence GTGTCGTTTGTGTTTAAATGCATGCCTAATTGCGGCCTATGCTGTAGGCTAAGTCCAGTAACAGTTTTACCCCACGAAGTCTACTTAATACAGGATGAGGCTGAGGAATTGGGTGTTGAAGTTAAGTTTAGGACAGGTTACACTGTGGTTGATTTAAATAACAAGGTTATTTTAGCCCTATCGTACTTAATGCTCCTTGACGATGATAATAAGTGCCCCTTCCTAAGTAACAATAAGTGCCTAGTCCACAATAAGTATAAGCCCTTAACCTGCCGCGCCTACCCATATTTACCAAGGATAATAAGGTACTCCATTGATAGGTTAAATAAGGTGATAGACTTCGAGGTTAAGTACGCAGCCTCAACAGTATGCCCAGTGGTTAAGCAGGGCTTAAGTAATGGTATATTAATTAAGTTAAGCACGGACTTAAACCTAGCCGGTCAAGTGTTTGTTAATGAATTCCCAGCGGCATTAGAGATGGTGGAGGCTAGGAAAATATACTCAAACTACTTATCATACCTATGGAGGATTGGTGAAGTGGATTTAAGGGAGGATGATGGAACCTACAATTACCCCATAGTGAACTCCTTCTGGTTCATAAGGAGATATTACCCAAACCTCACGGTTAATGACATAGTTAATATGAGTAAGATGGGTAAGAGAAGTAGCATAAACATAGGTGCCTAG